A window of the Diabrotica undecimpunctata isolate CICGRU chromosome 1, icDiaUnde3, whole genome shotgun sequence genome harbors these coding sequences:
- the LOC140432414 gene encoding transmembrane protein 272-like isoform X2 yields the protein MSGSFPEQGAPPSYEEAINPNAPPPSYDSLFGRVREAQKTSKGILDFLKNIIIIVLGTLGCTIILGVTIVIPICMIVMGSIYLHDCPQGEYIPVYLLVGGIFGVVKQLLHLSARVRQTEEERQEENLRQSPTQTLLNCFMLGWFIIGSVWVYKEYEPNYDSSRDINFVCWSKC from the exons ATGTCTGGATCTTTCCCAGAACAAGGAGCTCCTCCTTCATATGAAGAAGCTATAAATCCAAatg CTCCCCCTCCCTCATATGACTCACTATTTGGAAGAGTCAGAGAAGCTCAAAAAACAAGTAAAGGGATTTTAGATTTTCttaagaatattattataattgttttaggAACAT TGGGCTGTACAATAATATTAGGTGTTACAATAGTTATTCCAATATGTATGATTGTCATGGGATCCATATATTTGCATGATTGTCCACAAGGAGAATACATTCCTGTTTATCTATTAGTAGGAG GTATATTTGGTGTTGTTAAACAACTTTTGCATTTATCAGCGAGGGTGAGGCAAACAGAAGAAGAGAGACAAGAGGAAAATTTGCGACAATCACCAACACAGACGTTACTAAATTGTTTTATGTTAGGTTGGTTTATAATTG GTTCTGTTTGGGTGTATAAAGAATACGAACCAAACTACGATTCCTCACGGG ATATAAATTTTGTATGCTGGTCAAAGTGTTAA
- the LOC140432414 gene encoding transmembrane protein 272-like isoform X1 translates to MSGSFPEQGAPPSYEEAINPNAPPPSYDSLFGRVREAQKTSKGILDFLKNIIIIVLGTLGCTIILGVTIVIPICMIVMGSIYLHDCPQGEYIPVYLLVGGIFGVVKQLLHLSARVRQTEEERQEENLRQSPTQTLLNCFMLGWFIIGSVWVYKEYEPNYDSSRGKYCNQNLYLFAFWLITSVYILLGVITVCLCSISLVTIIFHTDQRDDNEVNDRFW, encoded by the exons ATGTCTGGATCTTTCCCAGAACAAGGAGCTCCTCCTTCATATGAAGAAGCTATAAATCCAAatg CTCCCCCTCCCTCATATGACTCACTATTTGGAAGAGTCAGAGAAGCTCAAAAAACAAGTAAAGGGATTTTAGATTTTCttaagaatattattataattgttttaggAACAT TGGGCTGTACAATAATATTAGGTGTTACAATAGTTATTCCAATATGTATGATTGTCATGGGATCCATATATTTGCATGATTGTCCACAAGGAGAATACATTCCTGTTTATCTATTAGTAGGAG GTATATTTGGTGTTGTTAAACAACTTTTGCATTTATCAGCGAGGGTGAGGCAAACAGAAGAAGAGAGACAAGAGGAAAATTTGCGACAATCACCAACACAGACGTTACTAAATTGTTTTATGTTAGGTTGGTTTATAATTG GTTCTGTTTGGGTGTATAAAGAATACGAACCAAACTACGATTCCTCACGGGGTAAATATTGCAACCAAAACCTATATCTATTTGCGTTTTGGTTAATAACTTCTGTATACATACTTCTAGGTGTTATAACAGTTTGTTTGTGTTCAATTAGCCTAGTCACGATAATTTTTCACACAGACCAAAGGGACGACAATGAAGTTAATGATAGATTTTGGTAA